One Panicum virgatum strain AP13 chromosome 3N, P.virgatum_v5, whole genome shotgun sequence DNA segment encodes these proteins:
- the LOC120665540 gene encoding uncharacterized protein LOC120665540 isoform X2: MAFRTPAAVLLNENMQMIQKGKRADAPSTKPMKPSTKPGLQERKALQDVSNIPKGTALSNSSSVKERSILKDKSTVKERSTLKERPALHNVSNTLKERSILKEKSDLRSHQAINSPVNIFADEETKKCHEWAKHGVEGTHFTGNDSQKLDKDVQDKRVKKKVAKVMSALHGWSDVVVDPVMFPATEVANFPEELKELELEPEILPDNIRYLSTSGKRAKPLKPSVKPWRQGRKALQDLSNTLSEGKGLQDMSNTLKEESILKERSALFSHKVTQNPLKIFTVEETRKCHEWAKDVIEGSHFTGNDPQKLDKDVQGERDKAQLAEESSTDVEHDEYPFLDNNPVKFELQDGPGIPDLRAD; this comes from the exons ATGGCTTTCCGAACTCCAGCAGCTGTTCTGCTTAATGAGAATATGCAGATGATACAGAAAG GCAAGAGGGCTGATGCACCAAGTACCAAACCAATGAAGCCATCAACAAAACCTGGGCTTCAGGAGCGGAAGGCTCTTCAGGATGTGTCTAACATTCCTAAAGGCACTGCTTTAAGTAACAGCTCCTCCGTCAAAGAGAGGTCCATCCTGAAAGATAAGTCCACTGTGAAAGAAAGGTCCACCCTGAAAGAGAGACCTGCTCTTCACAACGTGTCTAACACCCTCAAAGAGAGGTCCATCCTGAAAGAAAAGTCTGATCTGCGTAGCCATCAGGCAATTAATAGCCCAGTGAATATTTTTGCTGATGAAGAGACCAAGAAGTGTCATGAATGGGCTAAACATGGGGTGGAAGGCACTCACTTCACCGGAAATGATTCTCAGAAGTTGGATAAGGATGTGCAAGACAAAC GTGTCAAGAAGAAAGTGGCGAAAGTTATGTCAGCATTACATGGCTGGTCAGATGTGGTAGTTGATCCTGTGATGTTTCCAGCTACG GAGGTTGCCAATTTTCCAGAAGAACTAAAAGAACTGGAGCTGGAACCAGAGATTCTCCCAGACAACATTAGGTATCTCTCTACCTCAGGCAAGAGGGCCAAACCACTGAAGCCATCTGTGAAGCCTTGGCGTCAAGGGCGGAAGGCTCTTCAGGATTTGTCTAACACCCTCTCAGAGGGGAAGGGTCTTCAGGATATGTCTAACACCCTCAAAGAGGAGTCCATCCTGAAAGAGAGGTCTGCTTTGTTCAGCCACAAAGTGACTCAGAATCCGCTGAAAATATTCACTGTTGAAGAGACCAGAAAATGTCATGAATGGGCTAAGGATGTGATTGAGGGCTCTCACTTCACAGGAAATGATCCTCAGAAGTTGGACAAGGACGTGCAAGGAGAAC GTGACAAAGCACAGcttgctgaagaatcttctacTGATGTTGAGCATGACGAGTACCCATTTCTGGACAACAATCCTGTTAAGTTTGAGCTGCAAGATGGGCCAGGGATCCCGGACCTGCGAGCGGATTGA
- the LOC120665541 gene encoding BI1-like protein codes for MASVSEMQPLAPAGYRRAPEMKEKVEASAVDLEAGTGETLYPGISRGESALRWGFVRKVYGILAAQLLLTTAVSALTVLHPTLNATLSDSAGLALVLAVLPFILLIPLYHYQHKHPHNFVFLGLFTLCLSFSIGVACANTQGKIVLEALVLTAGVVASLTAYAFWASKKGKEFGYLGPVLSSALTILVLTSFLQIFFPLGPVSVALFGGLGALVFSGFILYDTENLIRRHTYDEYIWASVGLYLDILNLFLSILNMLRSMQSDN; via the exons atggcGTCGGTGTCGGAGATGCAGCCGCTCGCGCCGGCGGGGTACCGCCGCGCGCCGGAGATGAAGGAGAAGGTGGAGGCGTCGGCGGTGGACCTGGAGGCCGGGACCGGGGAGACGCTGTACCCGGGGATCTCGCGCGGGGAGAGCGCCCTCCGCTGGGGCTTCGTCCGCAAGGTCTACGGCATCCTCGCCGCGCAGCTGCTCCTCACCACCGCAGTCTCCGCCCTCACCGTCCTCCACCCCACCCTCAACGCCACGCTCTCCGACTCCGCGGGCCTCGCGCTCGTGCTCGCCGTCCTGCCCTTCATCC TGTTGATCCCATTGTATCATTATCAGCACAAGCACCCCCACAATTTCGTTTTCCTGGGTCTGTTCACTTTGTGCTTGAGCTTCAGCATTGGTGTGGCTTGTGCTAACACTCAAG GAAAAATTGTTCTAGAGGCTTTGGTATTGACAGCTGGTGTGGTTGCTTCTTTGACTGCTTATGCCTTCTGGGCTTCAAAGAAGGGCAAGGAATTCGGATACCTGGGGCCTGTTCTGTCTTCTGCTCTTACTATCCTTGTCCTAACAAGCTTTCTTCAG ATTTTCTTCCCACTGGGACCTGTATCGGTTGCTTTATTTGGCGGGCTTGGAGCTTTGGTCTTTTCAGGCTTCATTCTGTATGACACCGAGAACTTGATCAGGCGCCACACCTATGATGAGTACATCTGGGCGTCTGTTGGGCTCTACCTTGACATCCTGAACCTGTTCCTTTCCATTCTGAACATGCTCAGGAGCATGCAATCCGACAACTAG
- the LOC120665540 gene encoding uncharacterized protein LOC120665540 isoform X1, with the protein MAFRTPAAVLLNENMQMIQKGKRADAPSTKPMKPSTKPGLQERKALQDVSNIPKGTALSNSSSVKERSILKDKSTVKERSTLKERPALHNVSNTLKERSILKEKSDLRSHQAINSPVNIFADEETKKCHEWAKHGVEGTHFTGNDSQKLDKDVQDKRVKKKVAKVMSALHGWSDVVVDPVMFPATEVANFPEELKELELEPEILPDNIRYLSTSGKRAKPLKPSVKPWRQGRKALQDLSNTLSEGKGLQDMSNTLKEESILKERSALFSHKVTQNPLKIFTVEETRKCHEWAKDVIEGSHFTGNDPQKLDKDVQGERDKAQLAEESSTDVEHDEYPFLDNNPVKFELQDVPALTESYAFAELYAACSVALYVV; encoded by the exons ATGGCTTTCCGAACTCCAGCAGCTGTTCTGCTTAATGAGAATATGCAGATGATACAGAAAG GCAAGAGGGCTGATGCACCAAGTACCAAACCAATGAAGCCATCAACAAAACCTGGGCTTCAGGAGCGGAAGGCTCTTCAGGATGTGTCTAACATTCCTAAAGGCACTGCTTTAAGTAACAGCTCCTCCGTCAAAGAGAGGTCCATCCTGAAAGATAAGTCCACTGTGAAAGAAAGGTCCACCCTGAAAGAGAGACCTGCTCTTCACAACGTGTCTAACACCCTCAAAGAGAGGTCCATCCTGAAAGAAAAGTCTGATCTGCGTAGCCATCAGGCAATTAATAGCCCAGTGAATATTTTTGCTGATGAAGAGACCAAGAAGTGTCATGAATGGGCTAAACATGGGGTGGAAGGCACTCACTTCACCGGAAATGATTCTCAGAAGTTGGATAAGGATGTGCAAGACAAAC GTGTCAAGAAGAAAGTGGCGAAAGTTATGTCAGCATTACATGGCTGGTCAGATGTGGTAGTTGATCCTGTGATGTTTCCAGCTACG GAGGTTGCCAATTTTCCAGAAGAACTAAAAGAACTGGAGCTGGAACCAGAGATTCTCCCAGACAACATTAGGTATCTCTCTACCTCAGGCAAGAGGGCCAAACCACTGAAGCCATCTGTGAAGCCTTGGCGTCAAGGGCGGAAGGCTCTTCAGGATTTGTCTAACACCCTCTCAGAGGGGAAGGGTCTTCAGGATATGTCTAACACCCTCAAAGAGGAGTCCATCCTGAAAGAGAGGTCTGCTTTGTTCAGCCACAAAGTGACTCAGAATCCGCTGAAAATATTCACTGTTGAAGAGACCAGAAAATGTCATGAATGGGCTAAGGATGTGATTGAGGGCTCTCACTTCACAGGAAATGATCCTCAGAAGTTGGACAAGGACGTGCAAGGAGAAC GTGACAAAGCACAGcttgctgaagaatcttctacTGATGTTGAGCATGACGAGTACCCATTTCTGGACAACAATCCTGTTAAGTTTGAGCTGCAAGATG TGCCTGCCTTAACTGAAAGCTATGCTTTTGCTGAGCTTTATGCTGCTTGCTCTGTAGCACTCTATGTAGTATGA
- the LOC120668097 gene encoding uncharacterized protein LOC120668097 gives MNSQYKLQRVPSAKLSSPYFHIPESTAPMGLCASMLPWKAKRGQPEPRRSTPKALFIVRNNGRQSKPEGLVFHTHSYGGSRLQKPGRADSRNYDKCGYDCTDALSRRLRAPKHPMLPCGSTRIVAVEPMAADKTRPPPMSSGATADGRAAAAAEWCRTPMTPRRTPVWQRRILMGTRCELPRFSGLILYDEHGRPLQSGSQNRADHLMSRARKHESKGKRKNARTTTTLRDLL, from the exons ATGAATTCTCAGTACAAACTCCAGCGCGTGCCTTCTGCAAAATTGTCTTCTCCATATTTCCATATTCCTGAATCTACAGCGCCCATGGGACTCTGCGCATCCATGTTGCCATGGAAGGCCAAGAGGGGACAGCCCGAGCCCCGGCGCAGCACGCCCAAGGCGCTCTTCATCGTCAGGAACAACGGCCGGCAGTCCAAGCCAGAGGGACTAGTGTTCCACACACATAGCTATGGCGGCTCGAGGTTACAGAAACCTGGCAGAGCGGACAGCAGGAATTATGACAAGTGCGGATACGACTGCACGGACGCGCTGAGCAGGAGGCTCCGTGCGCCTAAGCACCCCATGCTCCCTTGCGGAAGCACCAGAATTGTCGCGGTGGAGCCGATGGCAGCAGACAAGACAAGACCGCCGCCGATGTCCAGTGGCGCGACAGCCGACGGGAgggcagctgctgcagcagagTGGTGCAGGACTCCGATGACACCAAGGAGGACGCCGGTGTGGCAGCGGAGGATCCTCATGGGGACCAGGTGCGAGCTGCCACGATTCAGCGGGCTCATACTGTATGACGAGCATGGACGGCCCCTGCAGAGCGGCTCCCAGAACAGAGCAGACCACCTGATGAGCAGAGCAAGGAAACATGAGTCCAAG GGCAAAAGGAAGAATGCCAGGACAACCACAACTCTCAGGGACCTCCTGTAG